Proteins encoded together in one Astyanax mexicanus isolate ESR-SI-001 chromosome 10, AstMex3_surface, whole genome shotgun sequence window:
- the ccdc113 gene encoding coiled-coil domain-containing protein 113 produces MFTIATMKDPEKGSFTEVDMKLTREQLEDLRRFNAALQAENEMFEHQALVSQAVPEHLGSVASMAHGHPGRRRQSKVLRPSQKESSQLLGLEQKVFIAQREMEELRNDLEKLRQSSDKETPAKRLCQKNTARHTQKRKLKLKMRQKEEVEKTFHKVDLQKLKIEKRQYIEQIDKLSQDLQQLSVQGGNMLKVFNQNRTKLQSLTLESESLSSDIASREGMLMKLEEQTQQVEKEHAKAESKNKKLRTRLSDFHVPDVLSYVEVNALHTKLEQDNRFCERKVAIAEMGLKTLTKAWNKHRATAEAALPPI; encoded by the exons ATgtttaccatagcaaccatgaaGGACCCGGAGAAAGGCAGCTTTACTGAAGTAGATATGAAACTAACGCGTGAACAGCTGGAAGACTTGAG GCGTTTCAATGCAGCCTTACAGGCTGAGAATGAGATGTTTGAGCACCAAGCCCTGGTTTCTCAGGCTGTGCCAGAACATTTGGGTTCTGTTGCATCAATGGCACATGGG CATCCCGGGCGCAGGAGGCAATCTAAAGTTCTGAGGCCATCTCAGAAGGAATCATCACAGCTGCTGGGGCTGGAGCAGAAGGTTTTCATTGCtcagagggagatggaggagcTGAGGAATGACCTGGAGAAGCTAAGACAAAGTTCAGACAAG GAGACTCCCGCAAAGAGGCTGTGTCAGAAAAACACGGCTCGTCACACACAGAAGCGTAAGCTAAAACTAAAAATGAGGCAGAAAGAGGAGGTGGAAAAAACTTTTCACAAGGTGGATCTCCAGAAGCTGAAGATCGAGAAGAGACAGTATATTGAGCAAATTGACAAACTTAGCCAGGACCTGCAGCAACTCAGTGTGCAAGGTGGAAACATGCTGAAGGTCTTCAATCAAAACAGG ACAAAGCTTCAGAGCTTGACTCTTGAGTCAGAGTCGCTGAGCAGTGACATAGCCTCGCGTGAAGGCATGCTCATGAAGCTTGAGGAACAAACTCAGCAGGTGGAGAAG GAGCATGCTAAAGCCGAGTCTAAGAACAAGAAACTGAGAACACGGCTGTCCGATTTCCACGTGCCAGATGTGCTCAGCTACGTTGAGGTCAATGCTTTACACACCAAGCTGGAACAGGACAACAGGTTTTGCGAACGCAAGGTGGCAATCGCAGAG ATGGGATTGAAGACTCTCACCAAAGCATGGAACAAGCATCGAGCTACAGCTGAGGCGGCACTGCCACCCATATAA